The following are from one region of the Dreissena polymorpha isolate Duluth1 chromosome 2, UMN_Dpol_1.0, whole genome shotgun sequence genome:
- the LOC127869730 gene encoding uncharacterized protein LOC127869730, with translation MAEGAEKPLVPGSDRAPDCNIFRSSRIQLNNEEAFVEMNNCLNILGYGHALRQKRQEFYKQYDASLAPSGFVPSLKTIIVGSKAEGLSSFFESDRDHIAVTNIVECIEAGFEINSISENTPVFRMNTLICYPGHCILLLERGLPISLWIALSENALGQVLLSSTAYVNMHKLGGHLSQGPVLNERAGPSLPIEIGHLKNDIVFALRCHCPSILQRWAARSRHWPPADIVAMVVSMGAFLAPVGFKDSQNKHNEWRMCFNTGETELIINLNDTQVKLYVLLKMIAKVVLQPRNKEITSFMLKNIVLWLAENNPQSMFHERRLFFWLRESLLVIKSALSTKTLPYYMIPDRNLMAATGLTDAQQQTWIATLTEMIDEGPMIVRRLPKIRQAIICHPQPLLWYTAQKLELEIILLEMAKELPYISGNRAEGVLGLLFQHGLTWRVVEILNDVFENMGYTDAHNLFDILDILNRMFI, from the exons ATGGCAGAAGGCGCTGAGAAGCCGCTTGTGCCAGGAAGTGACAGGGCGCCGGATTGCAACATTTTTAGAAGCAGTCGCATTCAG TTAAATAATGAAGAGGCATTTGTGGAAATGAACAATTGTTTAAACATCCTGGGGTATGGACATGCGCTCAGACAGAAACGCCAGGAATTTTATAAACAGTACGACGCAAGTCTTGCACCTTCGGGTTTTGTTCCCAGTCTAAAAACAATCATAGTTGGAAGTAAGGCAGAGGGTCTTTCAAGTTTTTTTGAAAGTGATAGGGACCATATAGCTGTGACTAATATTGTCGAATGCATTGAGGCCGGTTTTGAAATAAACTCAATTTCAGAGAACACTCCCGTGTTCCGGATGAATACACTGATATGTTACCCGGGGCATTGCATTCTGCTGCTAGAGAGAGGTTTACCGATATCTCTTTGGATAGCACTGTCCGAAAATGCACTTGGGCAAGTTCTTCTAAGCAGTACGGCTTATGTTAATATGCATAAACTGGGTGGACACCTTTCACAAGGACCCGTTTTGAATGAACGTGCTGGCCCTTCACTGCCGATAGAGATTGGACACCTAAAAAATGACATAGTATTTGCACTTCGTTGTCATTGTCCTAGCATACTCCAGAGATGGGCAGCCAGATCTCGGCATTGGCCACCAGCGGATATTGTGGCAATGGTCGTATCAATGGGGGCATTTCTTGCTCCCGTTGGATTTAAAGATAGCCAAAATAAGCATAATGAATGGAGGATGTGCTTCAATACAGGTGAAACAGAATTGATTATTAACCTCAACGACACACAGGTTAAACTATACGTTTTGTTGAAAATGATTGCAAAAGTTGTTCTCCAACCACGAAATAAAGAAATTACATCgttcatgttaaaaaatatagttttatgGCTAGCAGAGAACAACCCACAGTCAATGTTCCATGAGAGGAGATTGTTTTTCTGGTTGCGTGAATCACTTCTTGTGATAAAGTCTGCGCTGTCCACAAAAACACTGCCATACTATATGATCCCAGATAGGAACCTCATGGCAGCAACAGGACTGACGGATGCTCAGCAGCAGACATGGATAGCAACATTAACCGAAATGATCGATGAAGGACCTATGATAGTTCGAAGGCTTCCGAAAATACGACAAGCCATTATCTGCCACCCTCAGCCTCTTCTTTGGTACACCGCTCAGAAGCTCGAACTAGAGATTATTTTGCTAGAAATGGCAAAAGAGCTTCCATACATCAGTGGAAATCGTGCTGAGGGTGTATTGGGTTTGTTATTTCAGCATGGACTAACCTGGCGTGTGGTTGAAATATTGAATGATGTCTTTGAGAACATGGGCTATACAGACgcacataatttatttgatattCTCGATATATTAAACAGAATGTTCATATAA